Proteins encoded within one genomic window of Halorussus salilacus:
- the pstA gene encoding phosphate ABC transporter permease PstA, protein MSVEHDSPLVSDRTGVGEKLAASVVGVGLGVLAFALLSVVRVLTEETSVLGIGLYDFLAFGVLAMGLGVAGLGIASKVDLLETTPDETAGLVTAALFGGGAFAVAGLVASQTLGLGTVGWLASSTLAGGLTLFGVALVPEDLGSTLPAGMAAVGTAALVLADVVAPGFSWQPNGFSATFTGAMIAPILLAVAALVAAWAAAKAYEGYGSRGRQTAAYLLVGVNAVGIIAVLAALLAFVASKGVGPAFEGFSLVPFEWPFVTNGYSYRPDVVNGVFPAIVGTVWLVVGAVLTGVPAAVAAAVFLTEYAEQGRFVGAVEIATNGLWSTPSVVFGLFGYAFLVPRLGGNTSLLSGMLVLGFMLMPLCLITAREAIKAVPDEYRDASAALGVSKWETIRSVVLPAAVPGILTGVILGVGRIAGETAPILLVMAGGLRDDAPAVLGSFEFTATPPFVANEALLQSAPALPYQLYATITAGVSAENAEAFGWGTAFVLLVVVLSFYALGIASRIYFRRRLNA, encoded by the coding sequence ATGAGCGTCGAACACGACTCCCCCCTCGTCTCCGACCGGACCGGCGTCGGCGAGAAGCTCGCCGCGAGCGTCGTGGGGGTCGGTCTCGGGGTGCTCGCGTTCGCGCTCTTGAGCGTCGTGCGCGTCCTGACCGAGGAGACATCGGTTCTCGGAATCGGACTGTACGACTTCCTCGCGTTCGGCGTGTTGGCGATGGGGCTCGGGGTCGCCGGGCTCGGAATCGCCTCCAAGGTCGACCTGCTCGAAACGACGCCCGACGAGACCGCGGGACTGGTCACCGCGGCGCTGTTCGGCGGCGGGGCGTTCGCGGTCGCCGGACTGGTCGCGTCCCAGACGCTCGGTCTCGGCACCGTCGGGTGGCTCGCGAGTTCGACCCTCGCGGGCGGTCTCACCCTCTTCGGGGTCGCGCTCGTGCCCGAGGACCTCGGCTCGACGCTTCCCGCCGGGATGGCCGCCGTCGGGACGGCGGCGCTCGTCCTCGCCGACGTGGTCGCGCCGGGGTTCTCGTGGCAACCAAACGGGTTCTCCGCGACGTTCACGGGCGCGATGATCGCGCCGATACTCCTCGCCGTGGCCGCGCTCGTGGCCGCGTGGGCGGCGGCGAAGGCCTACGAGGGCTACGGAAGCCGAGGCCGCCAGACCGCGGCGTATCTGCTCGTCGGGGTCAACGCGGTCGGAATCATCGCGGTCCTCGCCGCGCTCCTCGCGTTCGTCGCGTCGAAGGGCGTCGGTCCGGCGTTCGAGGGCTTCTCGCTCGTTCCGTTCGAGTGGCCGTTCGTCACGAACGGCTACTCGTACCGGCCCGACGTCGTCAACGGCGTGTTCCCGGCCATCGTCGGCACCGTCTGGCTCGTCGTCGGGGCGGTCCTCACGGGCGTTCCGGCCGCGGTCGCGGCGGCGGTGTTCCTCACGGAGTACGCCGAACAGGGCCGGTTCGTCGGCGCGGTCGAGATCGCCACGAACGGGCTCTGGAGCACTCCGAGCGTCGTCTTCGGGCTGTTCGGGTACGCCTTTCTCGTCCCGCGACTCGGCGGCAACACGTCGCTGCTCTCGGGGATGCTCGTCCTCGGGTTCATGCTGATGCCGCTCTGTCTCATCACCGCTCGCGAGGCCATCAAGGCGGTCCCCGACGAGTACCGCGACGCGAGCGCCGCCCTCGGCGTGAGCAAGTGGGAGACGATTCGGAGCGTGGTCCTCCCCGCGGCGGTGCCGGGGATACTCACGGGCGTCATCCTCGGGGTCGGCCGCATCGCCGGGGAGACCGCACCCATCCTGCTCGTGATGGCGGGCGGGCTCCGCGACGACGCGCCCGCGGTGCTCGGGTCGTTCGAGTTCACCGCGACGCCGCCGTTCGTCGCGAACGAGGCGCTGTTGCAGAGCGCGCCGGCGCTCCCCTACCAGCTGTACGCGACCATCACCGCGGGCGTCTCCGCCGAGAACGCCGAGGCGTTCGGATGGGGGACCGCGTTCGTCCTCCTAGTCGTGGTGCTGTCGTTCTACGCGCTCGGAATCGCCTCGCGAATCTACTTCAGACGGAGGCTGAACGCATGA
- the pstB gene encoding phosphate ABC transporter ATP-binding protein PstB — MSETRSVTQTTDEPQTTTGESREESRPEWTAYEFEGDAKLSVTDLDVHYGDERAIDGISMDIPERSVTALIGPSGCGKSTFLRCLNRMNDRIRSASVDGEVRFDGQDIYEDGVDLVELRKRVGMVFQAPNPFPKSIRDNVAYGPRKHGTVRTDLLAKLTGRADTEREREIVEQSLRKAALWDEVRDRLDDNALGLSGGQQQRLCIARCLATDPEVILMDEPASALDPIATAKIEDLIDDLAREYTVVIVTHNMQQAARISDQTAVFLTGGRLVEYGDTDQVFENPRSRRVEEYITGKFG, encoded by the coding sequence ATGAGTGAAACCAGATCAGTGACCCAGACGACGGACGAACCGCAGACGACGACCGGCGAGAGTCGAGAGGAGAGCCGCCCGGAGTGGACCGCCTACGAGTTCGAGGGCGACGCGAAGCTCTCGGTGACCGACCTCGACGTTCACTACGGGGACGAACGGGCGATAGACGGCATCTCGATGGACATTCCCGAGCGCAGCGTGACGGCGCTCATCGGGCCCTCTGGATGCGGGAAGTCGACGTTCCTCAGGTGTCTCAACCGAATGAACGACCGAATCCGTTCGGCGAGCGTCGACGGCGAGGTTCGGTTCGACGGGCAGGACATCTACGAGGACGGCGTCGACCTCGTCGAACTCCGCAAGCGCGTCGGGATGGTGTTCCAAGCGCCGAACCCGTTCCCGAAGTCGATCCGCGACAACGTCGCCTACGGGCCGCGAAAGCACGGGACGGTTCGGACCGACCTCCTCGCGAAGCTCACCGGGCGCGCCGACACCGAGCGGGAACGCGAGATAGTCGAGCAGTCCCTGCGGAAGGCCGCCCTCTGGGACGAGGTGAGAGACCGGCTCGACGACAACGCGCTCGGGCTCTCGGGCGGCCAACAGCAACGGCTCTGCATCGCGCGGTGTCTCGCGACCGACCCCGAGGTCATCCTGATGGACGAACCCGCGTCGGCGCTCGACCCCATCGCGACCGCGAAGATAGAGGACCTCATCGACGACCTCGCACGAGAGTACACCGTGGTCATCGTGACCCACAACATGCAACAGGCCGCCCGCATCTCCGACCAGACCGCGGTCTTCCTCACCGGCGGCCGACTCGTCGAGTACGGCGACACCGACCAGGTGTTCGAGAATCCCCGCAGTCGGCGGGTCGAGGAGTACATCACCGGGAAGTTCGGGTGA
- a CDS encoding phosphate signaling complex PhoU family protein, with translation MSDAEMQTRKLQKVGGSTYTVSIPKRWAENHGLEAGCDVHLYTHADGSLVVRGSRTDGGDLDATRVEIDGPGVNAVERVLKATYAVGFDEVTLAATRAFTDDQRRTARALARTLIGTEIAEEDDARIVVRNLLDPADVSVRQSVSQLTFVALSMHRTATDAALGEGTGADSVAGRDDEADRLFEMLARHFSRSLTDFAEVDHLGVDRPELFDHYLTARQLERVADHAVRIARIAAASDGEVGAGIDRELVDRARESGAAARRVVEDAVEVVTGDARTETAHGVLDRRDEVVAELEAIERDAFERGTADAYHLTRVLDGLVRTAEYGGNVAEVAVESALRERD, from the coding sequence GTGAGCGACGCCGAGATGCAGACCCGGAAGCTCCAGAAGGTCGGCGGGTCGACCTACACCGTCTCGATTCCGAAGCGATGGGCCGAGAACCACGGACTCGAAGCGGGGTGCGACGTCCACCTCTACACCCACGCCGACGGCTCGCTCGTCGTGCGCGGGTCCCGGACCGACGGCGGCGACCTCGACGCCACCCGAGTCGAAATCGACGGCCCGGGCGTGAACGCGGTCGAGCGCGTGCTCAAGGCCACCTACGCCGTCGGCTTCGACGAAGTGACGCTGGCCGCGACCCGGGCGTTCACCGACGACCAGCGCCGGACCGCCCGCGCGCTGGCCCGGACCCTCATCGGCACCGAAATCGCCGAAGAGGACGACGCTCGCATCGTCGTCCGGAACCTCCTCGACCCGGCCGACGTGTCGGTCCGCCAGTCGGTGAGCCAACTGACGTTCGTGGCGCTGTCGATGCACCGGACCGCGACCGACGCTGCGCTGGGCGAGGGGACGGGAGCCGACTCGGTCGCCGGTCGAGACGACGAGGCCGACAGACTGTTCGAGATGCTCGCGCGCCACTTCTCACGGTCGCTGACCGACTTCGCGGAGGTCGACCACCTCGGCGTGGACCGGCCGGAACTGTTCGACCACTACCTCACCGCGCGCCAACTCGAACGCGTCGCCGACCACGCGGTCAGAATCGCACGGATCGCGGCCGCCAGCGACGGCGAGGTCGGTGCCGGAATCGACCGAGAGCTCGTAGACCGCGCCCGCGAGTCCGGAGCGGCCGCCAGACGGGTGGTCGAGGACGCGGTCGAGGTCGTCACGGGGGACGCCCGAACCGAGACCGCCCACGGCGTTCTCGACCGGCGCGACGAGGTCGTCGCCGAACTCGAAGCCATCGAGCGCGACGCCTTCGAGCGCGGAACCGCCGACGCGTACCACCTGACGCGCGTCCTCGACGGCCTCGTCCGGACGGCGGAGTACGGCGGGAACGTCGCCGAGGTGGCCGTCGAGTCGGCGCTCCGCGAACGCGACTGA
- a CDS encoding thioredoxin family protein, with protein sequence MTRNRSAPSAPDSPVDLDDGDDLDAFVAAHDLALVDLYTEGCSLCQAIEPVVGNVARATDAAVATLNPRDDPPLVEEYDVRSVPTLLLFVDGELVDRMAEGFRGTEAVVEFVTAHQRD encoded by the coding sequence GTGACTCGAAATCGGTCCGCTCCGTCTGCCCCCGACAGCCCTGTCGACCTCGACGACGGCGACGACCTCGACGCGTTCGTCGCCGCCCACGACCTCGCGCTGGTGGACCTCTACACCGAGGGATGTAGCCTGTGTCAGGCCATCGAACCGGTCGTGGGCAACGTCGCCCGCGCGACCGACGCCGCCGTCGCCACGCTGAACCCCCGGGACGACCCGCCGCTCGTCGAGGAGTACGACGTTCGGAGCGTCCCCACCCTCCTGCTGTTCGTCGACGGCGAACTCGTCGACAGGATGGCCGAGGGATTCCGGGGGACCGAGGCGGTGGTCGAGTTCGTGACGGCACACCAGCGCGACTGA
- the mutS gene encoding DNA mismatch repair protein MutS: MDGALGPPEKMAERGDDLTPMLSQYYDLCAEYDDSLVLFQVGDFYETFCEAAEITARLLEITRTQREDSTGTYPMAGIPIDNAESYIETLLDAGYRVAVADQVQDPEEATGVVERAVTRIVTPGTLTEDELLDTEDNNFVACLTEDPDRYGLALLDVSTGDFYVTSARRESAIADEVSRFAPAEAIVEPGTDADPFDADCMVSPYDAEAFDAEAAAERVEAYFGSPDTQLAEDVETRACGALLAYAEYTRGGEDGGSADAADRLDYLNHLTRYEPREYMLLDRVALGSLELFERRTVHGDEDVTLLGVLDETSCALGSRKLKDWLRRPLLEPDRIESRLDAVEEWTRRVQAREAAREQLRDVYDIERLIARISRGRANARDLRSLKATLDVVPELKATMDGFESERLVELREALDELADVRDRIDRAIREDPAREITEGDVIKPSYDDELAELRETEREGKAWIDDLEASERERTGIDSLKVGHNSVHGYYIEVTNPNLDSVPDDYNRRQTLKNAERFYTPELKEREDEILRAENRADDLEHELFREVRREVAGESERVQAVADALAQLDVLAALAEVAATRDYARPEIVDESDGDGSGLRIEGGRHPVVERTQRSFVPNDTDLDSERHFAVVTGPNMSGKSTYMRQVALITVLAQTGSFVPAASARIEPVDRIFTRVGASDDIAGGRSTFMVEMTELAAILQSATEDSLVLLDEVGRGTSTTDGLAIARAVTEYVHDEVGALTLFATHHHELTETADDLPGAFNLHFAAERTDEEVVFDHEVREGAATASYGVQVAREAGVPDAVVERSKDLLADADDGPEESAASGPPDAAERESLPERGSPPERESPPEVVADGSAVGGDLATRLREVDVATMTPLEAMNELAELKREVE; this comes from the coding sequence ATGGACGGGGCGCTGGGGCCACCCGAGAAGATGGCCGAACGCGGCGACGACCTCACGCCGATGCTGAGCCAGTACTACGACCTCTGTGCGGAGTACGACGACTCGCTCGTGCTGTTCCAGGTCGGGGACTTCTACGAGACGTTCTGCGAGGCGGCCGAGATCACCGCCCGCCTGCTCGAAATCACCCGGACCCAGCGCGAGGACTCGACCGGCACCTACCCGATGGCTGGCATCCCCATCGACAACGCCGAGTCGTACATCGAGACCCTGCTCGACGCGGGCTACCGGGTCGCGGTCGCCGATCAGGTCCAGGACCCCGAGGAGGCCACCGGCGTGGTCGAGCGGGCGGTCACCCGAATCGTGACGCCGGGCACGCTGACCGAGGACGAACTGCTCGACACCGAGGACAACAACTTCGTGGCCTGCCTGACCGAGGACCCCGACCGCTACGGTCTCGCGCTGCTGGACGTCTCGACCGGCGACTTCTACGTCACCAGCGCCCGGCGCGAGTCGGCCATCGCCGACGAGGTGAGCCGGTTCGCGCCCGCCGAGGCCATCGTCGAACCCGGCACCGACGCCGACCCGTTCGACGCAGATTGCATGGTCTCGCCATACGACGCCGAGGCGTTCGACGCCGAGGCGGCCGCCGAGCGCGTCGAGGCCTACTTCGGGTCACCCGACACCCAGCTGGCCGAGGACGTGGAGACCCGGGCGTGCGGCGCGTTGCTGGCCTACGCCGAGTACACCCGGGGCGGAGAGGACGGCGGGAGCGCCGACGCCGCCGACCGCCTCGACTACCTCAACCACCTCACGCGCTACGAGCCCCGCGAGTACATGTTGCTCGACCGGGTCGCGCTCGGGAGTCTGGAGCTGTTCGAGCGCCGGACGGTCCACGGCGACGAGGACGTGACCCTGCTCGGGGTGCTCGACGAGACCTCCTGTGCGCTGGGGAGCCGGAAGCTCAAGGACTGGCTCCGGCGGCCCCTCCTCGAACCCGACCGCATCGAGTCGCGCCTCGACGCGGTCGAGGAGTGGACCCGCCGGGTGCAGGCCCGCGAGGCCGCCCGCGAGCAGTTGCGGGACGTGTACGACATCGAGCGGCTCATCGCCCGCATCTCGCGGGGGCGGGCCAACGCCCGGGACCTGCGGTCGCTGAAGGCCACCCTCGACGTGGTGCCCGAGCTGAAGGCCACGATGGACGGCTTCGAGTCCGAGCGACTGGTCGAGCTCCGCGAGGCCCTCGACGAACTCGCCGACGTTCGGGACCGCATCGACCGCGCCATCCGGGAGGACCCCGCCCGAGAGATAACCGAGGGCGACGTCATCAAGCCGAGCTACGACGACGAACTCGCCGAGCTCCGCGAGACCGAGCGCGAGGGCAAGGCGTGGATAGACGACCTCGAAGCGTCCGAGCGCGAGCGCACGGGCATCGACTCGCTCAAGGTCGGGCACAACTCGGTCCACGGTTACTACATCGAGGTCACCAACCCCAACCTCGACAGCGTGCCCGACGACTACAACCGCAGGCAGACGCTCAAGAACGCAGAGCGGTTCTACACCCCCGAACTCAAGGAGCGCGAGGACGAGATTCTCCGGGCGGAGAACCGGGCCGACGACCTCGAACACGAGCTGTTCCGGGAGGTCCGCCGGGAAGTCGCCGGGGAGTCCGAGCGCGTTCAGGCGGTCGCCGACGCGCTCGCGCAACTCGACGTGCTCGCGGCGCTCGCGGAGGTCGCAGCCACGCGCGACTACGCCCGCCCCGAAATCGTCGACGAGAGCGACGGGGACGGGTCCGGCCTCCGCATCGAGGGCGGCCGCCACCCGGTGGTCGAGCGCACCCAGCGGTCGTTCGTGCCCAACGACACCGACCTCGATTCGGAGCGACACTTCGCGGTCGTCACCGGCCCGAACATGTCGGGGAAATCGACGTACATGCGTCAGGTCGCGCTGATAACCGTGCTCGCCCAGACCGGGAGCTTCGTCCCGGCCGCAAGCGCCCGCATCGAGCCGGTCGACCGGATCTTCACCCGGGTGGGTGCGAGCGACGACATCGCGGGAGGGCGCTCGACGTTCATGGTCGAGATGACCGAGCTCGCCGCCATCCTGCAGAGCGCGACGGAGGACTCGCTGGTCCTGCTCGACGAGGTGGGCCGGGGCACCAGCACCACCGACGGCCTCGCAATCGCCCGCGCCGTGACCGAGTACGTCCACGACGAGGTCGGCGCGCTGACCCTGTTCGCGACTCACCACCACGAGCTCACCGAGACCGCCGACGACCTGCCGGGCGCGTTCAACCTCCACTTCGCGGCCGAGCGGACCGACGAGGAGGTCGTCTTCGACCACGAGGTCCGGGAGGGCGCGGCCACCGCCTCCTACGGCGTGCAGGTCGCCCGGGAGGCCGGGGTCCCCGACGCGGTGGTCGAGCGCTCGAAGGACCTGCTGGCCGACGCCGACGACGGGCCGGAGGAATCGGCGGCGTCTGGCCCGCCAGACGCCGCCGAGCGCGAATCGCTCCCCGAGCGCGGATCACCTCCCGAGCGCGAATCGCCCCCCGAGGTCGTCGCCGACGGCTCCGCCGTCGGCGGCGACCTCGCCACGCGTCTCCGGGAGGTCGACGTGGCGACGATGACGCCACTGGAGGCGATGAACGAACTGGCGGAGCTCAAGCGGGAAGTCGAGTAG